One Phragmites australis chromosome 23, lpPhrAust1.1, whole genome shotgun sequence DNA window includes the following coding sequences:
- the LOC133906354 gene encoding diacylglycerol kinase 2-like, protein MDLVGPLLVSMPRLLDPSGLQFFGWLITAGSFGLAALIYALLRLQREASLYWAKAAAREKRAAWKALRCPSSSHTWDEDHYRGGQPSTCCVCLSSLGSSQGVVGARGAEADSVVHRCSVCGVAAHWYCSPGAEKDCKCVAQAGALPLLHHWSERWVELDDNPEISSFCYYCDEPCGVPFLGVSPIWRCLWCQRQIHVDCHAKLLNETGNTCDLGLLRRLIVPPQSVKEVGHGPAISGMFNSIKEGFVTSSARSQDRRQRSKKRNNSHPGGKTNLPSTNGSILDSLLEGLARLQGLNGKNALAKPKLSENSPKQTYGSGITNGGKRKYELVDLPQDSRPLLVFINGKSGGRNGSSLRRRLNMLLNPIQIFELSASQGPEVGLQLFHNVNHFRILVCGGDGTVAWVLDAIEKQNYESPPPVAILPLGTGNDLSRVMSWGGGLSSVERQGGICALLNDVDHAAVTVLDHWNVAIKERNGTEGQCTKHVKFMTNYLGIGCDAKVAYDFHTTREERPDKFCSQFVNKLIYAREGAKDMMDRSCSDLPWHVSLEVDGKNIEIPEDAEGVIVMNIHSYMGGVDLWQNDNDHDDDFSLQSMHDKVLEVVCISGTWHLGKLQVGLSRAHRLAQGKVIRLHLHSSFPVQVDGEPWIQPPGCLEISHRGQMFMLRRTSEEPTGHAAAIMSDVLVNAECNGVIDAAQKRLLLHEIALRLSS, encoded by the exons ATGGATCTGGTGGGACCGTTGCTGGTCAGCATGCCCCGCTTGCTTGATCCCTCCGGCCTCCAGTTCTTCGGGTGGCTCATCACCGCGGGCTCCTTCGGCCTGGCAGCGCTCATCTACGCCCTCCTCAGGCTGCAGAGGGAGGCGTCGCTCTACTGGGCCAAGGCGGCCGCCAGGGAGAAGCGGGCCGCCTGGAAGGCGCTGCGGTGCCCGAGCTCCAGTCACACGTGGGACGAGGACCACTACCGTGGGGGGCAGCCCTCGACATGCTGCGTGTGCCTGTCGTCGCTCGGCTCATCGCAGGGCGTGGTTGGTGCGAGGGGTGCCGAGGCCGACAGCGTGGTGCACAGGTGCTCTGTGTGCGGAGTGGCGGCGCACTGGTACTGCTCGCCGGGTGCAGAGAAGGACTGCAAGTGCGTCGCGCAGGCTGGCGCTTTGCCCTTGCTGCACCACTGGTCGGAGAGGTGGGTCGAGCTGGACGACAACCCGGAGATATCCTCCTTCTGCTACTACTGTGATGAGCCATGTGGTGTTCCGTTCCTCGGTGTCTCTCCTATATGGCGCTGCCTGTGGTGCCAGCGGCAGATCCATGTTGATTGTCACGCAAAACTGTTGAACGAAACGGGAAACACTTGTGATCTTGGCCTGCTCAGGAGGCTTATTGTTCCTCCCCAGTCGGTGAAAGAAGTTGGTCATGGTCCAGCAATCAGTGGAATGTTCAACTCAATCAAGGAGGGGTTTGTCACTTCATCAGCTAGGAGCCAGGATAGGAGGCAACGCAGCAAGAAACGCAACAATAGCCATCCTGGTGGCAAGACAAATCTTCCTTCCACAAATGGCTCAATCCTTGATTCACTGCTTGAAGGATTGGCTAGATTGCAGGGCCTGAATGGGAAGAATGCACTGGCAAAGCCTAAGTTGTCTGAAAATTCTCCCAAACAAACATATGGATCTGGTATTACTAATGGAGGAAAGAGGAAGTATGAACTTGTTGATTTGCCACAAGATTCGAGGCCACTGCTGGTCTTCATCAATGGCAAGAGTGGAGGCCGAAATGGATCTTCTCTTAGAAGAAGACTGAACATGTTGCTAAATCCCATACAG ATATTTGAGCTAAGTGCTTCTCAGGGACCTGAAGTTGGACTGCAACTATTCCACAATGTGAATCACTTCAGAATCCTTGTTTGTGGTGGGGACGGAACTGTAGCCTGGGTTCTTGATGCCATTGAAAAGCAGAACTATGAATCTCCTCCCCCTGTTGCCATTCTTCCTCTGGGAACTGGAAATGACCTATCGCGTGTTATGAGCTGGGGTGGGGGTTTATCCTCTGTTGAACGACAAGGAGGAATCTGTGCACTTCTAAATGATGTTGACCACGCAGCTGTTACAGTCCTTGATCACTGGAATGTAGCCATCAAAGAGAGGAATGGAACAGAAGGTCAATGCACCAAGCACGTAAAATTTATGACTAATTATTTAG GTATTGGATGTGATGCAAAGGTTGCTTATGACTTCCACACCACTAGGGAGGAAAGACCAGATAAATTTTGCAGCCAG TTCGTCAACAAGCTGATATATGCTAGAGAAGGTGCTAAGGATATGATGGACAGGTCTTGTTCTGATTTACCATGGCATGTTAGCCTTGAAGTTGATGGAAAGAACATTGAAATTCCAGAG GATGCAGAAGGTGTGATTGTTATGAATATCCATAGTTACATGGGCGGCGTTGATCTTTGGCAAAACGACAATGACCATGATGATGATTTCAGTTTGCAATCAATGCATGACAAAGTGCTTGAGGTGGTCTGTATATCGGGGACATGGCATCTAGGCAAACTGCAG GTTGGACTTTCAAGGGCACACCGGTTAGCCCAAGGAAAGGTTATAAGATTGCACCTGCACAGTTCATTCCCTGTTCAGGTTGATGGTGAACCATGGATCCAGCCACCTGGCTGCCTTGAGATTTCTCATCGTGGACAG ATGTTTATGTTGAGGAGAACATCTGAAGAGCCCACTGGGCATGCTGCCGCAATCATGAGTGATGTCCTTGTGAATGCAGAGTGCAATGGTGTGattgatgctgctcagaagagATTGCTCCTCCACGAGATAGCACTCCGTTTATCGTCCTGA